In Aspergillus luchuensis IFO 4308 DNA, chromosome 1, nearly complete sequence, the following are encoded in one genomic region:
- a CDS encoding glutathione S-transferase family protein (COG:O;~EggNog:ENOG410PPG1;~InterPro:IPR036249,IPR040079,IPR036282,IPR010987, IPR004045,IPR004046;~PFAM:PF13409,PF00043,PF14497,PF13417,PF02798;~go_function: GO:0005515 - protein binding [Evidence IEA];~go_process: GO:0006749 - glutathione metabolic process [Evidence IEA]), which yields MTLKLYGFVHSTCTRRVRTALAEKGLDVEIVPVDLAKGEQKTSSYLNDLQPFGKVPVLQDTETGIQIYESRAITQYIATKYRGQGTDLAPPESDLKAFAYYQQALSIEQSYFDPLASQIAYEKVFKARKGHGETDEARVQSLFSQLELTLEGYERVLSKQPYLAGQQLTLADLAHLPYGAFIEPFGFTELVSKFPHVQKWWEGLKARESWKKVTA from the exons ATGACTCTCAAGCTGTACGGCTTTGTCCACTCCACCTGCACCCGTCGCGTGCGCACTGCCCTGGCCGAGAAAGGGCTGGACGTTGAAATAGTCCCCGTTGATCTGGCCAAGGGAGAGCAGAAGACCTCTTCTTACCTGAATGATCTCCAGCCGTTTGGCAAGGTACCTGTGCTGCAGGATACAGAAACAGGCATCCAGATCTATG AGAGTCGAGCCATCACTCAATACATCGCTACCAAGTACCGCGGCCAGGGTACCGACTTGGCCCCTCCTGAGTCGGACTTGAAAGCCTTCGCCTATTACCAGCAG GCCCTCTCCATCGAACAATCCTACTTCGACCCCCTCGCTTCTCAGATCGCCTACGAGAAAGTCTTCAAGGCCCGCAAAGGTCACGGAGAGACCGACGAAGCCCGTGTCcaatccctcttctcccagcTCGAACTCACTCTCGAAGGTTACGAGCGGGTCCTGTCCAAGCAGCCTTATCTGGCCGGGCAGCAACTCACACTGGCGGACTTGGCTCACTTGCCTTACGGGGCCTTTATTGAGCCATTCGGCTTCACGGAGCTGGTGAGCAAGTTTCCTCATGTGCAgaagtggtgggaggggttgaaggctagggagagctggaagaaggtCACTGCCTAG
- a CDS encoding uncharacterized protein (COG:S;~EggNog:ENOG410PZ20;~InterPro:IPR024078,IPR003737;~PFAM:PF02585), producing MKSYGIWSTLATLGSFTLSSAKTLNFVAHEDDDLLFLSPDLIRDILSGEPIRTVFLTAGDAGMGSDYWNSREDGSRAAYARMAVASNNWDEDVIYVGDKTISLYTLQDDDDISLAFMHLPDGNMDGTGFGGTDQNDSLQKLWDGDIDVIRTIDGSGVQYTRDELLDTIAALIDDFDPDEVKTGDYVNDFGDGDHSDHYATGYFVDNALQQADSDADLTGYYGYPIQNMDVNLDDSDIEDKTNIFYEYAGYDTATCATDDACSSRPESAWLQREYEV from the coding sequence ATGAAGTCTTACGGTATCTGGAGCACACTAGCCACCCTTGGCTCATTCACACTCTCATCCGCGAAGACCCTCAACTTCGTCGCacacgaggatgacgacctcctcttcctgagcCCGGACCTGATCCGAGACATTCTTTCTGGCGAGCCCATCCGTACCGTGTTCCTGACTGCAGGAGACGCTGGAATGGGATCTGACTACTGGAACAGCCGTGAGGATGGTTCGCGGGCAGCTTATGCGCGCATGGCAGTGGCGAGCAACAACTGGGATGAAGACGTGATCTACGTCGGAGACAAGACCATCAGCCTCTACACGCTGcaagacgacgatgacatTTCCCTGGCATTCATGCACTTGCCGGATGGCAACATGGACGGAACTGGCTTCGGCGGCACCGACCAGAACGACAGCTTGCAGAAGCTGTGGGACGGCGACATTGATGTGATCCGGACTATTGACGGCTCGGGTGTTCAGTACACGAGAGACGAGCTGCTTGATACCATTGCCGCTCTGATTGACGACTTTGACCCCGACGAGGTAAAGACGGGTGACTATGTCAACGACTTTGGCGATGGCGACCACAGCGATCATTACGCCACCGGTTACTTCGTCGACAATGCCTTGCAGCAGGCCGACAGCGATGCTGATCTGACCGGATACTACGGGTATCCAATCCAGAACATGGATGTCAACTTGGACGATTCGGACATTGAAGACAAGACGAACATCTTTTACGAATATGCTGGTTATGATACTGCCACCTGCGCCACTGATGATGCTTGCTCGAGTCGGCCTGAGTCTGCTTGGCTGCAGCGTGAGTACGAGGTCTAG